One window of Hypanus sabinus isolate sHypSab1 chromosome 10, sHypSab1.hap1, whole genome shotgun sequence genomic DNA carries:
- the LOC132401148 gene encoding zinc finger protein 229-like, protein MPFKCSDCGKGFPRSCQLKLHQRDHTSKKPFTFSDCGKGFNSASQLKEHERGHTAERPFTCSDCGKRFTCPSHLQRHRSVHTGEKPFTCSDCGKGFTSSSNLSRHLKTHTEENLFSCSDCGKRFTQSSDLLKHQPVHTGKWSYTCSNCGKGFSELSYLQRHQSLHTGKWPFTCSNCGKGFSRLCDLKGHTRVHTGERPFTCSDCGKQFIWSSHLYRHQRLHSGERPFTCSVCGKGFARSSHLKRHELTHSMKKPFTCSDCGKGFSESSDLLAHQSVHTGEWLFTCSICGKGCTSSSQLKTHQRVHTGEKPFICSDCGKRFAQVSSLQTHLRVHTGEKPFSCSECGKRFIQLSELKIHQRIHTGEKPYTCSDCGKRFARSCLLYRHRRVHSGERPFTCSVCGKGFAWSSHLKKHQSTHSKKKPFTCSDCGKGFSLSSDLLAHQSVHTGE, encoded by the coding sequence atgccgTTTAagtgctcggactgtgggaagggatttccaCGGTCATGTCAACTGAAGCTACATCAACGAGATCACACCAGTAAGAAACCATTCACcttctcagactgtgggaaaggattcaattCAGCATCTCAGCTGAAGGAACATGAGCGAGGTCACACTGCGGAGAGGCCGTttacttgctcagactgtgggaagcgattcacttgcCCATCTCACCTgcagagacatcggtcagtgcaCACTGGGGAaaaaccattcacctgctcagactgtgggaagggattcacttcatcaTCCAACTTATCTAGACATCTGAAAACTCACACTGAGGAAAATCTGTtcagctgctcagactgtgggaaacgattcactcagtcatctgaccttcTCAAACACCAgccagttcacactgggaagtGGTCGTACACCTGCTCAaattgtgggaaaggattcagtgagttatctTACCTTCAAAGACACCAGTCACTTCACACTGGGAAGTGGCCATTTACCTGTTCAaattgtgggaaaggattcagtcggTTATGTGATCTGAAAGGACATacgcgagttcatactggggagaggccgttcacctgctcagactgtgggaagcaaTTCATTTGGTCATCTCACCTGTATAGACACCAGCGACTTCactctggagagaggccattcacctgttccgtgtgtgggaaagggtttgctcggtcatcccacctaaaGAGACACGAATTAACTCACAGTATGaagaaaccattcacctgctcagactgtggaaagggattttcCGAATCATCagacctactggcacaccagtcagttcacacaggAGAGTGGTTGTTCACCTGCTCAATTTGTGGGAAAGGATGCACCTCATCATCTCAACTGAAaacacatcagcgagttcacactggggagaagccgttcatctgctcagactgtgggaagcgattcgcTCAGGTATCCAGCCTGCAGACAcacttgcgagttcacactggtgagaagccgttctcctgctctgaatgtgggaagcgattcattcAGTTATCTGAACTGAAaatacatcagcgaattcacactggggagaagccatacacctgctcagactgtgggaagcgattcgcTAGGTCATGTCTCCTGTACAGACACCGGCGAGTTCactctggagagaggccattcacctgctccgtgtgtgggaAAGGGTTTGCTTGGTCATCCCACCTAAAGAAACACCAATCAACTCACAGTAAGaagaaaccattcacctgctcagactgtggaaagggattttcCCTATCATCagacctactggcacaccagtcagttcacacgggAGAGTag